The Sesamum indicum cultivar Zhongzhi No. 13 unplaced genomic scaffold, S_indicum_v1.0 scaffold00308, whole genome shotgun sequence genome window below encodes:
- the LOC105180072 gene encoding dnaJ homolog subfamily C GRV2-like — protein MTWKESLPDTPTYSWVGDVALSIFQSMVAAHSDIDDAGEIVAPTPRVKRILSSSCCLPLIAQAVARWWLHQYAHCFSISELCLMNQTLSSISYVQAMLSGEPTIVDAAAALLKATVTRNPKSMIRLYSTGAFYFALAYPGSNLLSIAQLFSVTHVYQAFHGGEEAAVSSSLPLVKRSVLGGLLPESLLYVLERSGPVAFAAAMVSDSDTPEIIWTHKMRAENLIRQHLGDFPQKLSQHCHFLYDYAPMPPVTYPELKDEMWCHCYYLETYVMKLDFLIGLLLNMLSFCNHC, from the exons ATGACATGGAAGGAGTCTTTACCTGATACACCTACCTATAGTTGG GTAGGAGATGTAGCATTGTCCATATTTCAAAGTATGGTAGCCGCTCATTCAGATATAGATGATGCTGGAGAGATTGTTGCACCAACCCCCAGAGTAAAGAGGATCTTGTCAAGCTCATGTTGTCTTCCACTTATTGCACAA GCAGTGGCTCGATGGTGGCTCCATCAATATGCACATTGTTTCTCAATTTCAGAGCTTTGTTTAATGAACCAAACTCTTTCCTCTATTTCTTATGTGCAGGCAATGCTTTCTGGTGAACCGACTATTGttgatgctgctgctgctctgCTGAAAGCTACAGTTACTAGGAACCCAAAATCAATGATCCGATTATACAGTACAGGCGCATTTTATTTTGCTCTGGCTTACCCTGGATCTAATCTTCTTTCAATTGCCCAACTCTTCTCAGTGACTCATGTTTATCAAGCTTTTCAtggtggtgaggaagctgcaGTTTCCTCTTCTCTACCTTTGGTGAAACGAAGTGTTTTGGGCGGCCTCTTACCTGAGTCATTGCTTTATGTACTGGAACGTAGCGGCCCAGTTGCTTTTGCCGCAGCAATGGTTTCTGATTCTGACACTCCTGAGATTATTTGGACACACAAGATGCGAGCAGAAAATTTGATCCGTCAA CATCTTGGTGATTTCCCTCAGAAATTGTCACAGCATTGTCATTTCTTATATGACTATGCTCCAATGCCACCAGTGACATATCCAGAGCTGAAAGATGAAATGTGGTGTCATTGTTATTATCTCGAAACTTATGTGATGAAATTAGATTTCCTAATTGGCCTATTGTTGAACATGTTGAGTTTTTGCAATCATTGCTAG